The Magnetococcus marinus MC-1 genome contains the following window.
CGTAATGAAAAAGTGGGTTATAAAATTCGCGAACATACGCTAAAAAGGGTACCTTACCTATTGGTGGTGGGGGATAAGGAGCGGGAAGAGGGGACGGTTAACGTTCGTCTACGCTCTGGCAAGAGTTTGGGTAGTCTGCCTATACAAGATGTGGTTGAGCGTCTTGTGGAGGAGGCCGCCAGTCGTGCCCTTTCTGCTTCGGAAGATCAGGAAGAGGCGTAATTTACGGTTTAGACCGGGGTGGTTTCGTACCATCTTTTGGGTGTCTGAGCTGAAGCTGGGCCATTTACCGTATTGATTGCGGTTGGTTCGTGCCATCTCATAGGAGATATCGTCATAAGCAGGAACATGAGATTCGATCGGAGTTTACCGCAGAACCAGGATTCCACGCGCATTAACGAAGCGATTCGTGTGCCGGAGGTTCGACTCATTGATGAGGAGGGTGAACAGGTCGGCGTGGTTTCACGAAACGACGCCCTGTACCGTGCACAGAATGTGGGCCTTGATCTGGTGGAGGTTGCCCCTGAGGCAAAGCCACCGGTGTGCAAGATCATGGACTACACCAAATACAAGTACCAGAAGGCGGTACGTGAGCGTATAGCGCGGAAGAATCAGGTACGTATTGATACTA
Protein-coding sequences here:
- the infC gene encoding translation initiation factor IF-3; its protein translation is MRFDRSLPQNQDSTRINEAIRVPEVRLIDEEGEQVGVVSRNDALYRAQNVGLDLVEVAPEAKPPVCKIMDYTKYKYQKAVRERIARKNQVRIDTKEVKFRPGTDTHDYEVKLRSIRKFLEGGNKVKCTMRFRGREMAHQDLGLVMLKKVESEVLDLGKVEQEPKLLGRQITMMLAPNALVKK